CATGCGTCTGTCCTGCTGATAGAGGCACTGGAAAAAATCCTGTCCGCAGTACATCTCATcaatttttatttcctttcccGGAACCTTTTATTTTAAAGAGTTACTGTAAGGTCACATAAACGATCATCCCGCTGCAGCTCTGACCCTTGTGCAAAGTTGGAATGTGATTTGTGTATATTTTGAGTAATAACATCAGATGGAAGTCTAAAACGAGGACATAGTTGCACACACTTTGTAAATACCAACTTCACACTATAAGGTAGGGCTCAGTGTTTACTGGGTGGAGACTTAACATCCATCAGTGGATGTCTTATAGGAACTGAATACCAAACTCAAAGATGGTGCCCTCTCACTTGAAAGAAAACTGCTTGTCTGGTGCATAAACCAAAAAGGCCTATTGCACACACAAATCAGTGACTCCCCTGCTGGCCTCGTCTGCATGTTCATGTTCTTGGCCCATAGACTTTACATTGGAATGATGTCATGCAGATGAAATTCAGCTCGTTGTTCAGCTGCACAGactgcaactttactgttttggttcacacacacctttttcaTTGGATCATTTTTATAAACTATTACTATGTTAGAACTCGCTGATGAACAAAATAGAGACCAAAAGCTTAACTGCAAGAGAGCGAGACTTTCACTCATCAGGTAGACGCGAACACGAGTCCAAGTaaaatgttgctccataactgctggAAGCTCACCTTGTaaacttaaaaggtgatgacATATCCGTGTTCACATGTTGTTTCTGCTGCGCCAAAGTGGccaagaaaataacattttgtttaGCATCCAAAAAGCTGTTGTTCTCAGAAGTTACATTTCAGCTTGTGATGTGACAGCTACTCACGTACTTCGATGCAGTCTATGAACAGGTCAGATTCGAGTCGTGAGATGTTAGGAACTCGTGCGCACCGAATCTTGTTTTGTCCTAAGACAACCAGTGTCTGTGAGGTGCTAAATGCTGAGGTCTGGAAAGTGGGCTATTCTGCCTCCATTAAAAATCAGTGCAGCCTGATTCCTCAGCAGATTTGTGAAATTGATTTGGTGTGTTGCAGACAGCCACAGACTGTGCAGAGCCAGCCCACAAATTGCATGTGTGGTGTGAAACCAAGTGCGAGGTGCACAGATGGAGGAGAGTGAATAAATAGGACTGGTGTGCTGACAGATACAGTGAATTTGATTCCTAATGAGATACTTGAAAAGGGATTTAACACTATTTTAATACAATGCTTTATGTTAGGCAAGACCACAACTGAAGCTTTTTActcattttccacatttaaaGGGTTTTAAAAGTCATTACATCACTGTTTGATTGTCAAAAGTACTTGTAATTGGCTGCATTTTCAATAAATTGGGGACTGATTGGAGGATCGTGGCTTCAGCTAATTCGCTGCTTTGTGTGCTTTAAGTTTCAGGAAAAGCACTGAGGTCACTGAGTGCTAAGTTGGCTCAAGAATGCTAATAGGTCATAATCATCTCTGTATTTTCAGGCAAATCTGATGAAAAAGGCCACAGCGCTGGCTGACCTCTGATTTTCTGATTTGGTTTGTACTTTCCCCAGACTTGGCAGCCCGTGACAACGAGAGAACTGTAATAAGAATTATCTGACATGAGTATAAATACTTTCCATGGGTAATTGACCCTTttcctggacacacacactccaagaTCAAAAGGGTATATCCTCTAGACTCCAAGAGCCACTGattaaacacatttcagaagTATTTCCCTTCCATTTCCAGGGCATAGGAGATGTGTTTCATTAAGTTGTATCATGAAATGTGGCccctcatgtgtgtgtgtgtgtgtgtgtgtgtgtgtgtgtgtgtgtgtgtgtgtgtgtgtgtgtgtgtgtgtgtgagtctacAGGATGCctatatatgtgcatgtgtgctctCGATCTGTCTGTCCGTGTATATGGTGCACATTTTTAGCTGGTGAGGGGAAGTGACGAGGTGCGTTGCCCACCACgtctcagtgtttctcaagaaaaacaaatggcGTTGTTCCAGGAGCAGATACCAGCTTTACTGCCAAATCCCTGCCGGCTGGACCGAAATTTCAGCCATGTAAAGAGAGCAGGAGTGGAGCAGGGCCTGACAAAAGATGACATTGGCTTGTAAGTTTTAGGCGATGACGCTCAGGGGGATTCCATTATGTGGCTGTCACACAGCATTAGGCGAGACAGCAAACACTTTCATGTGTGGATTACCATTTACCCATTGGAGATAATAGATATTTGCCTTAGCTAATCCATTCctctattgattttttttctccctttaatAACTTCTTGCAAGCAAGCAAATTTTAATAAGTGCAAGAATGCTGACAAGTAAGAAGCTGGAACAAAGGGCTGTGTTTGACACAGATAAGCTGCTTAATGTAGTTTTCCATACAAATATGAGCAATGTGATCATCTCTGACAACCCTGTTTATTTCAAACACAATATAGGTAAAAATACAGTGTGATTACAGAAAATCACACTGTTAATTTTGAAAGATTATCATTTAGAGTGTGTGTAATTATCAGCGTAGCTGCTAAAAAACAGTGTTCATATGTCTTTGCTGTGATACATAAAATAGTTCTCATACCATACCAATCAATATTTCCCAAAAAAAGCTTAAAGGAAAAGTCATATTAATAAGAAATGTTCTATATTTCCTTAGTGTCAACAAGTTTctcatgaaaacatgacaaccAACATGAATCAGTACGAGCAAGTATTGTCtgtgtatccaaagcctgatatacCTCTCTGTGTCATAGATCACCACCGTTGTCCCAAAACtatcagaaacactgaatcacactgtcacatgttccttcattataAGGAACGCTGCCACTGGAGTTTATTTGGAGTTGATCTCAcctcctttaaaaaaaagttgagttGGAACCAGTGAACCTGTGGCTGAGTGCCACATGCAGAGTTAACAAAAATGGAAAGTactgaaagacagaataaaGCTTTGTTGGTTTTAGCTTTTTCATGAGATTTGCTGAtaatatgaaaaatgtataATATCGCCAACCTTACTCTCTGATCTATTATATCAACACTTTGTCTGGAATTTGCTTTATTTATAACAATTATAACAAAGTACATCAGCTGTGCAGTCAAAGAATTCATAAAGAAAATGAGAACATCCTTAACGTTAACAAACTGGACCAACATCAGTTTTGAAATTCATCCGGCAGTTTCTTGTTTCATAATGTGCACAACCCTTAACTTcaccactgcaactgctacatTTAAAACAGTAATAACAGAGCTAAGCCATGGTTTCACACTTAAAGTTgctaagaaaaataaagatataTATCCTCCCTCCCAAGCTTGCTGCACATCATGATTAAGCCTGCTGATTCACTAAAAACATCTCCCTCTGTCTTAGTTCCTCTTCTTGCTCCAGGTCTCAGTTCCGCATTCAGACATTCGGTGTCTGGGGGCCCTTCGTCCTCGGTTTTGGCACCGGTGAAGGCCGTTGTTCTTCAGCCACATTGGAGAGCTGTGGAGGTGTGTTTTCAGTCGGAGCTTCAGGCTGAGAAGCACTGTCATAACAGGCACTGGGTGAAGGCTCGGGGCTTGGGGTTGAAGGTTCCTCTGTCGCGTGCATAGTCTCATACTCTGGGCTGATGGAGTCTGGCTCTCGTTTGCTTAGAGAAAGCATCCTGAGCTCCCTTTTATCCCTCAGTCTCATTTGACTCTTGGTTCGTCTTTGACAGCAACATAATGTGATGATAATAGTGAGCAAAACCAGAATCAGACCTGTTCCTCCTGCAAGCACTGCCACAATGGTTTTGGatgcaaaacaaagcaaagttgGTGGTGATGGACTTTTACAGGTTACATGAACGGTGTTGCTTTTCTCCTGGCTGACTTTGTTTGCCACACCACATGTAAAGTTCCTCTCCCCTTTCAGCTGTGCCAGTGATATgctcagcttttgttttgtttcacttgttAAGGTATTTTCATCGAGTATCCATGAGAACGCTAAACCCTGAGGATTAGCTACATGGCAATTTAGATTAACAGCACTAGACTTGAAGTCGCAGCTATAAGTGAGTTGAGGTTTCAATACCTTGTCCATCATACAGAGATTGCCAGTCCATGTTTTAGCCAGTGTGCCATTGGGATGCAACACATTTGCCTGGTACGCCCCTTCACTTGACAGTTGTAGGTTCTTCAGCAAAAGAGATCCGGTTGCAGAGACGTCCCCTGGCTTTCCAACGGACACTCTGCCTTGCTGTCTGTAGAAAATGATTGTCTTGTTATGAGTCCATCTCAGCACATGTGAATTTGCCAGTCGGTCGTAGACAAATGGCAAAGTCAGATTCTGCCCAACGGCAGTGTAGAGCTCACATGTGACCTTGTTTGCTGCTGAAAGGTTGATGAATCCTGACAGAATGATAACTCCAAGTGTGGTAAGAAAGCATGCCATGATGGACAAAAGACAGACCAGAAGTGTTAGATTATTTCCTTTGTCCTTAATCTAATCTGTTGATTAGAGTAAAAAGTAGATTAAGAAGCAGTCCTGTCAAGACGAGTTGTTGTATTTGCAACCAGAATACAACTGGCACCTAAATGACAGACTTCAAATCCTTCAAATAGAAGTGAATCCTCAGTAGGAAGGAAATACTATTAGCCAAGAGTCTACTCTCAGTTCTCTTAAGATGACAAAAAAGCATCACCAAAGTCATGTTGCAACTACCATTTTCCTCtcacatgaataaatatgaCTGATGTCGTAATTCACTGCGATCATTCCAAGCATGACCTTATCGCAAAACAATGGTGGTCAAAACGTTGCTGAATGAGCCACCAAAATCACATGAAATGTCATTTCTATTTTAAGAAATACTGACTGACATGTATACAAATAACTCTGAGCGGAGTATGTTTTACCGTATTGTGAAATCGCTCTTATTCACGAGATATTCAGTTTTTGTTGGGAGAACATTTGAAATTCGTAacttatttattaatttattgaagcaacacacacacacgacaccaGGGTTAGGAAAAGGATTGAAGAatccaaaagagaaaaagaataaagagCAATGAACATGGATCATTAAAAGCACGCAGGCTGAGTCAGACAGAGCCAGAGGCGACTGGCAATCACTCAAAACTCTGCCTGCCAGTCTAAATGGTGTCAGACTCATCCAGCACAGTGGCAGATGTCCATCTGTTGACTGCACTTTGTAAGCCAGCCACTGAGGACCACCAACTCAAACCCACTGATACTTAAACCTATAATATGTAGTATATAAGACACACtaaaaaaggtaaaaacacCTTCAAATTCAGCTAAATTTTCCTGGTGGAGCTTTGACAGCCACTAGCAGCATGTTAATGGCCTCTTTACGGCAGTCACTGTGTGGGTGACTGTGCTGGAGCTGTACGAGGAGAGgatctcctgctgtgtgtgccaATATAGAACCGTAgccctgctgtttgtttgtggttaACATTAGTGCTCTTCAGCTCTAAATATCTCACCAAACTCTGAATATTCCACAGTTATTGGTAggcttgtgttgtgtttactgtcaCTGAAGAGGAATAAATCCTGCTCATGTAACAGCATCATTTATCAGACCATCCTCCCAAAAATCACAGCTGTGAACCAGCAGTTTCTAATGACCCATATTCATCTTTATTATCAATCATCAGTGGCCATAGTAAGgatgatgggagcaaaggaggatgtcaggtgatgtagtataaagagtgACAAAGCCCACGTAGGGAGGAGGTTGGGGTGCAttgatgggtcaaacaaacacaggcctttcacccaggagaccactCCTCACCTGTGAAACCACTTCACTTATGTAATGTTCTTAATGTACATCACATACGCAGCACAACCCTTGTCTATTTTGTAATGACTGGGGAGGGGTGAAAGAATTCAGATGAACCAAATCCAGCTAATAATACAGCTAATTCTTAACAGAAAAggctatttttacatttttttgttggaAAAATCACCTGCATTACCATCATACACCAACAGGTGTAAATGTCATCATGTGAACAGCATAAAAAATGGAGTACTTCTATCTATATCTTATATCAAGGTAGGTTTTGACGGTACAGGTGCTGCATTAAGTAATCATTTTGGTAATGAATTAAGTGGCTGTTTAATGTGAAACTGGCAGTACTATTAACACAATTAAGTACTTAAACAGGCTCAAACAAGCTGAGTGAAACATAAGCGgaacaggaagaaaagaaagcaagaacAAGTCAGTGTTGGACATTTATCACGtgtccacaaacacagctccaaTGGGAGCTCGTGTTGCTTCGAATCTGCTGGCTAGCAACTGTCTGCTAACAGCGACGTCATAAGCTGACATGGTGCGTTCAGTGTGTCAGGGCTGAGTTTGTTTTGAATTCAATCTGCCTTCTAGTGGTTACAAAAATCACacaatgcagctttaattctGCAAAAGTTAAACAATTTATAGGCCTGCTTAACTTGACATTTATGTAGTCTATTATTCTAGTCTGTGCTTAAATAAAATCTAAGCTTATGTGAACATACTTTGAATGAACAAGGATCTGGAAGACATTACATGAATAACTCTGTCCAGTCATAACTGGGTGGATATGTGTTCTGCAAACAGGCAGATGCAGCCAGCAATACCCAGTGTGATATTAATATAGTATATTAAGTTAGTGAAATATCATGAAAGGAGTTCCAAGATTTATCAtcagacagatatttccctgcTGGCTTTCGCATTATTTATCCTGCTTATTGGTTTTTGCCTGTCAAAGAATACAAATGACTTTTATTTGTCTACTCTAAATTGGTTCAGTCAGGGCTGCCTTTCCTGATAAAGCAACTGAATAATGAGAGGCCTTCGTCTCATGTAAGTATCTGTTGCAAATGCTTTTGTTCTGGTGCCCTCAGTCGAGCAGCTCAGCTATAGGGTTTGTGTATTTTCTAATTAGAGACGGTGGCCATGCTGTcaattaaaaattaaattaaatcattTCAATGGATCTTCTCTTGAGAGATGAGCCCTTGTAAAGAAAGCTGCACAACAGTCTTTTGCTtttaacaaaaaacagcaaactccAGCCAAATCCAGTCATATTCTGACCAAATTTGGCTCAGCAGTTTTAATCCAAGTGGCTCAGTTTCCTTTGGTTTGTAATTTGGTGACTGAGTTGGAAtttttcatgttcatttgtgTTATTAAATCAAAAATTTGCTTTTTGAAATGGACCCCAATCATCAAATCATCATGTGGACTATCTGTAAATGCCCTACAGCATTATTTCCAGTAAACCAGAGTCATCGTTCAGTTCGCATCTAGAAATACCCTTGTCATTCTATAATTCATGGCATCTACAACCCTCCAAAGTACTACTATAACTGTGTTGGCTCAAGCTACACTAGAATGAGTTCATTTTGCCCTCCACAACTATAATTTCATGCAATTAGCAGTGATTCACAGTCTTTCTGTAGCTCTCAGCACATTCAAAGGTACCCATAGCAAGAAGAACACCTGTTTCTTTTAGTTTCACCGTCATTACGCTTTTTCCTACCCTGAGGGAATAGATTGATGTAAAATGTTAGCTATTCGGAGGGGGTGTACTGAGAGCTGAATGCAATGAATTCCTTGTTACAAATGTTGTAAAGATTATATCTCCAAGAATTTCCCCTGCCAGCTCACGAACAGGAACATGTGTGTAAAGGTGCATGCATGCGTGGTTcacagacagagggatgaaAGCCCAGCAAACATATGGTATGCTTGTTTTTTATATCATAGCTGACAAGAGCCAAAGGAGGTGTCTGCTCCCAACTCTCCACCCTTTTGATCACTGTCTGCAATACTGTACCTGGCAAGAAAAGCTTACACAGAAATGCAGTGAAGGCTGTCAGCAGCCGAGCAGAGTTTACTGATGTACCTTTTAAATTTCCCTGTTTCAGCATCTGCTGCCGTTGTGTCAGCACCGCCAGCAAAAGATCAATACATTAGAGAGTATGAAAACGTTTATCAGATCTTTTTTCATACTATAGGCCATTATGTAATGATCCAGCTAGTTCTCATTAACTGTATGCCTGTGGATCTCAATtctcacaaaacaaacaccttGCTCGAATAAAGCCAGTTCAGGGGGAAATTGCTCTACAGGAGTCAAAGATGAATATTTTGGATTTGTTGTGGCTGTAGGAGCTGAACGATGTTTCACATGCAGGGCAGTTTCTAAGTATTAGGAcagttttgttttactgttgtgtttttgaaattaaattataaGAACATGAGGTCAATGTTAACCTCCATCTTTAACTTAAGGGTATTTAAATTACACATTTGATAAACCATGGAGAACTTATATCCATTTTCACACAGTATATAACATCCACTTTAATCACACAGCaagtgtttcatttcagcttcagtgtGCTGGACTGGagccaaaacaataaaaagcatCACTGTCCTAATACTTGCAGCCCACACAGTACAAAGATGCATCACAGACATTATTATTCGGGGACACTcagcaaaaccaaacactgtgTCTTGATAACCTACAAATGTTTTCCCCGTTCGCAATCGAGTAAAACTGATGTTTTCACCTCATAGCTTCTCTTTAAAAATCTATTAAAAGCATCAACAAGAGACAGAATGGCCATGATTATTATTCtcaacaggaaaataaataatgatgctTCTTGACACAATTTGCTCAATAGTGCCTTTTTATTGTATACCTGGACTGGAGGCTTGTGATTGGGTCATATTTGTGATCTGTTCTGTTCTCTTCTGCTCCTGTCATTCACTCTGTTTCCTGTCCCCGTCTCATCTGCAGCAGTATTTCCTCATGTCAGAAATGGCGAAGAGGAACCGAGCTGCACTGAAGA
This sequence is a window from Chaetodon trifascialis isolate fChaTrf1 chromosome 10, fChaTrf1.hap1, whole genome shotgun sequence. Protein-coding genes within it:
- the LOC139337739 gene encoding T-cell surface antigen CD2-like, whose protein sequence is MACFLTTLGVIILSGFINLSAANKVTCELYTAVGQNLTLPFVYDRLANSHVLRWTHNKTIIFYRQQGRVSVGKPGDVSATGSLLLKNLQLSSEGAYQANVLHPNGTLAKTWTGNLCMMDKVLKPQLTYSCDFKSSAVNLNCHVANPQGLAFSWILDENTLTSETKQKLSISLAQLKGERNFTCGVANKVSQEKSNTVHVTCKSPSPPTLLCFASKTIVAVLAGGTGLILVLLTIIITLCCCQRRTKSQMRLRDKRELRMLSLSKREPDSISPEYETMHATEEPSTPSPEPSPSACYDSASQPEAPTENTPPQLSNVAEEQRPSPVPKPRTKGPQTPNV